One window of Dendropsophus ebraccatus isolate aDenEbr1 chromosome 13, aDenEbr1.pat, whole genome shotgun sequence genomic DNA carries:
- the SLC25A29 gene encoding mitochondrial basic amino acids transporter: MALDFLAGCAGGAAGVLVGHPFDTVKVRLQVQSVSKPLYRGTIHCFQSIIKQETAWGLYKGVGSPMMGLTFINALVFGVQGNAIRHLGTDTPLNQFLAGAAAGAMQCVICCPMELAKTRMQLQGTGEYKSKSKNYKNSLDCLVKIHRKEGLRGINRGMVTTFLRETPSFGFYFLTYDYLTRYLGCEINDSFIIPKLLFAGGMSGIVSWLSTYPIDVIKSRLQADGVGGVNHYNGILDCVRKSYQVEGLRVFTRGLTSTLLRAFPVNAATFATVTLFLMYMRSENQGTIKECDTGPALQQPTSM; this comes from the exons GTGCGACTGCAGGTTCAGAGCGTGTCCAAGCCGCTTTATCGTGGGACCATACATTGCTTCCAATCCATTATCAAGCAGGAAACG GCATGGGGACTCTACAAAGGAGTGGGATCACCAATGATGGGATTGACCTTCATCAACGCTCTTGTGTTCGGAGTTCAGGGAAACGCCATCAGACACCTCGGCACAGACACTCCACTAAACCAGTTTCTGGCCGGAGCAGCAGCCGGCGCCATGCAGTGCGTAATCTGCTGCCCGATGGAACTGGCAAAGACCAGGATGCAGCTTCAAGGAACTGGCGAATACAAATCCAAGTCCAAGAATTACAAGAATTCCTTGGATTGTTTGGTAAAGATTCACCGCAAAGAAGGACTGAGGGGGATCAATAGAGGCATGGTAACCACCTTCCTCAGGGAGACCCCAAGCTTCGGCTTTTACTTCTTGACCTACGACTATCTCACCAGGTATCTGGGCTGTGAGATCAATGACAGTTTCATCATCCCCAAGCTACTGTTTGCCGGGGGCATGTCAGGGATCGTGTCTTGGCTATCGACTTACCCCATTGATGTGATCAAGTCACGGCTGCAAGCCGACGGCGTTGGTGGAGTCAACCACTACAATGGCATTCTGGACTGTGTCAGGAAGAGCTACCAAGTTGAAGGCTTGAGAGTTTTTACAAGAGGTCTGACGTCTACGCTGCTCAGAGCCTTTCCGGTCAACGCCGCCACGTTCGCCACCGTCACCCTGTTCCTTATGTACATGAGATCAGAAAATCAAGGAACAATCAAGGAATGTGACACCGGGCCGGCTCTGCAGCAGCCAACCAGCATGTGA